Part of the Venturia canescens isolate UGA chromosome 2, ASM1945775v1, whole genome shotgun sequence genome is shown below.
acaaataattcaAACGCGCGAGAATACTtaagaattattttaaaatttaataaataattattttaaaaatcgattcaGCACaaaattaaagttttttgAGTAGATTTTATGGCTGGGCGTTGCATCGAAGTCTCACGAGACGATGAACGACAGAAAAAGACGGGGAAAGGAGAAGCGGGCTCTCACACCTCGAAATAGAGCGTAAATGGACCGTTCCGAAAATAGCGTTAAACATTTGTACATAAAACCCGTTTGCCTATAATTTTGTGTCATGCGGTGAGTCAACTTTGATGCGGAAACCGTGAGAGAATTTGGATTCTCGGTTTCCTCCAACTATATTTAAAACGCTCGTTCGTGAGAGAGCTTCCAAAGCCTGAAAGAGAGCAGCAAGGGAGTCACATTTTTACCTAGGTATACACCTGTATAATCCGCACACGTACATCCGCAACTTTGCGCCGCGAGAATATGTTGTACTTTGCTAAACTCATTGAAACGCCCGTCAATTAAAAACGGCTTGATCGACTCCGATAAATCGAAAGCACGTTCAGAATTGACGATGTCGAAGTGTCATTTCTTGTCCTTTCGATGATATCAGAAATCGGTAATCGCTAAtgaggctgaagtttgcaacgttgaagcCCAActaaatgatttttaaaaagcctccaattattccagtaattctccaatttcgttccctgctgaATTAGCAATTCgtaagtttttcaacctgcgatacttcgtgaaataaaaaattggtcaattacaaatgttttttccctcatttcgttggactccaacgtaaCAAACTTCAGCTTCGTCATCGCTATATTTAGTGCAGCGCACATTCTCAGTTaattattctttcaaaatgctaacgaaatttttatcgttgGATGGCAACCGAATGTTCGTGCAATgtgaaatgtcgaaaaatgtttatatttatttcgGTGTTGAATCAAtaggtggggatcaaatgttggaatgactaaaatttcgaacagctaaaatctcgagtttataaacttcgaatgataatatggagacaggtagattcgactagagctttgaatgccgaacataaataaagcagaaactgcaaggttcgaagcacgtttacatctaaaatagaatgtaacagtcgcccataggacgatgactaaaatatcgatttttcgaaaactcgactatcactctttcgattcataaattactacagtcagtgatactgtgaaaatttacaattttgaaaatataataacgaaagatcaaatattactgaagttgaaatactgaaacaccaaaaagtcgaacagtcaaaatagcgaaacgttagaaagtcgatcgatcaaaataaagaaatacagtggagctccaaatacacgcgtctcactcactcacttactcagaccggtgatctccaattttaaacatcgccattttaacttttgccttttcgagccatcgctattccgcatatctaagttttagaggctcgaaaaattcactttcgattttttgctactctatattctggtctgtctgtaaaacaattactctccattttgaattcgaaaatatgaacttttgacattcagaTGGTCTGtttaaattgcattcgaaatgaaaactttcgaaatacatattttcgagtaaatacgaattcaaggaagaaatttttgattaaacatgcAATCtactgaatagtcgatcgggaataagaatttcgaattacttatttttctccaaacttatgtcacaactttaaaaatttcgaaatatcgaccgttctacaattcagttattcgacatactGAGCCCCACCCGAATCAATCGTGTTTTGGATGGTCACCTATTTGGAGGAGCTTATTTTCAAGACCTTTTCATCATGTCCTCACTCAAAAGACGCGcctgaatattttctttcgcttATTCTGTTGCAGATAAACTTACGCCTAATTCTCGTCAGCGGTAAGACAAAAGAGTTCCTATTCAGTCCAAGCGACTCGGCGGGGGACATAGCCCACCATGTGTTTGAAAATTGGCCGGAAGGTAAGACTATTTCGCGTGCATATGGATACGAATATTACGGCAACGATGTTCAGCTTAATCTAAGAAACgaataacaaaaatgaaaagaaatatcTTTTCATTAGTAGGATactgaatttcgaaaaagtttcatcaaagtaataaatattatgaaaaGTCTTACGACACACGATTCTGCAATAACAATACGAAATTTTGCACTGATTTATACCGAGGAGcataatttttctcatttttctcaacGTAACAAGACGATTTAATCTCATCGCTGACTCAAATTATCACTGTGGGCACGAATGCATTATTCTTGTCGCGATTATAAACACTGTGAGATTGTTTATATACGCAGGGCTCTCGCGGGCTAGGTGTTTCACTCGAAAGTTGTACGCTCTGAAAATACCGTAATGGGTAAAAGCGAGAAGAGGAGATCCGGGAAAAAGAGCCAGACAGCCAGCTACCCCGGCAGTTCATTGCACGCTCGGTTAACACGTAACAGAGTAGAATTCTATTAATTCTTAATGATTGCGATTCCCGCAACTTGTACGGAATATATTTCTCACCGGGAGTTCGTCATGATGGAGcacatttatatatttatcataGGGAGTAGTAACTTTCCCAATTCGTGCCTCTTCTCATGTCAAACGTCCAAAAGTACATCATAAATGTACCTCAAACTTTGGtggtattgaaatttttatcgttccGATTTGTTAACACGTTCCTTCATTTATTGTTCAATTTCTTGCAGCTTCAGTGCAAATTTGGATTCTGAGTGTGCAAGAGAAAATGTCAGGAAAGCTTTCGTATGCCAAGGCTAAAAATAATGTCTTAAACTTTTCTTGAAGTATGCACTGAtggttttttaaattcaactattcattcaactttcgaaattgttttattttttaatcgatttcaAGTAGAGATTCGAAAGAACATCGATTACAACTTGAACGGCGAACTGCCGGGAgtttgtgaatgaaaaaaaaaattgttgcgcTCTAATGATTCGGACAACTGCGACCTTAGAACcatgaaaatatcaaaatttcaattcttccCTGCCATTCATTTTCCTCTTGTTTCTCacgtatgaaaaaatttgtgaaacaagaaagtgaaaaaattcgagaacgAAAGAAACTTTGTTTCATTAGTATACGTTGATATCTTGCAGATTGGGCGGAAGAGGCGGTTGCCAAGGCTGAAATCTTACGACTAATTTACCAGGGTCGTTTCCTACACAGCAATGTCACGCTCGGTGCTCTTGGGCTTCCCTTTGGAAAAACAACGGTGATGCATCTGGTTCCACGGGAAAATCTTCCCGAACCTAATTCACAAGGTTCGTACTCACTTTTGACGAATCATTATTAAATTTCGAGAATTCTTGaattaaaatattcattcgtttgcattgaatttaaaaaattcattaatacaaaaaataaagtataTATGAGGCGTTCCGCGTCAAATCAACCATTTTTGAGCCCGACCCCTTTCCATTTGGCGgaaacttttttatctttttctactGTACCAGAGAaagttttccgaattttttctaattttttttcccgaccCAAAAACaattgtgaatttttctaaaaaaatggtgttacTTTTGTCCAAAGTGACAACGCTCTCGAAAATTGACTTATTGGGaggttttttttaagttttgtcTTCGAGTCTACTTttcagaagaaaaatatcaaaaagtcATACAAATCTatcttcaacttttttttttttttttttttgagaatttagatacagaacgaaaattttgggatgattaccattttttattttttttttcttttctctataaggaactttgacattttctacaagttctctgaaattttgacagtggGCTCTTTTCGCtttctattctttttttccattacgaaaaaagatttttttattttcatttcagctTACTTCTAATGACaccactttgaaaatattttgggaTGTACCGAGAACCTTAAAAGCAACGATAATTATAAGAATTAAAATCGGTaatcgttggaaaaatttcaatttgtttcgaaaaaatcaaaagaaatGAGACAGTACTGGATatgttttgattatttttttgatactCAAAAAACTATAGTTTATTAAATAATTGTAACTACAGAATTTATAAAtacataaaagaaaaaagcgtaGAAtgtaaaatggaaaaattgaaatgaatctTATCCCGATTAACCAACttctaaatttttaaaagctcATAGTTTGACCAAAAATTGCCAAATCatgaattttattccattttctttgttttcaaaTGTAGTTTAGAGAAGTCCAAGAAATATTCAAGGCtgtctttaattttttttttttcttcaatttcatttttcccattGTCTACTGATTTTAATTCTTATAAttatcattgtttttcaactttcaagaTTCTCGGTACATCCTAGAAGAAGATGTTCAAAGTGGTGTCATTAGAAATAAGcagaattgagaaaaaaaaaattccaatggaaaaaaagaataaaaagtgaaaagatcccattttgaaaatttcagagaacTTGTAGAAAAAGTTTCTtatggagaaaagaaaaaaaagaaaagttttttatgtaaattttcaaaaaaaaaaaagttgaagatAGATTTGTATgactttttgatatttttttctgaaaagtaCACTCGAAgacaatatttaaaaaaaaaaaaaaacgtcgcaaTAAGTCAATTTTCCAGAGCGTTGTCACTCTGAATAAAGATAAGAccatttttttagaaaaattcataactATTTTTGggtcgggaaaaaaatttgaaaaaattttgaaagcttTCTCTGACACagtagaaaaagataaaaaagtttcCGCCAAATCGAAAGGGATCAGGTTCAAAAGTGGTCGATTTGGCCTGGAATGTCCTATATAATTACCACGTCATGGgaaatgaaaacttttccCTTCCTGTTCGATTTTCCAATTAATTTGCTCGTTATTGGTCAAAATACGCAACTTATGTTTACccctcgtttttctttcttttactAACGCTCAAAAAGAGttttattcattaaatttttcaaaagttcaaCTCTCTGTATGTTAATTTGGTAAACTTGCCGTTGGCTTCATACGTCTTTACCGAAATTTTCACTGcaattgaaattcattgatTAATTCATCTTTTGCATGCCTCATTTACGATCCTTACAGGCATTCTCCCTAATGGCGAATACATGTATGTTCAACCTGATGACCCTGAAAGCTTTGACGACA
Proteins encoded:
- the UBL3 gene encoding ubiquitin-like protein 3 → MSSRNIPSDKINLRLILVSGKTKEFLFSPSDSAGDIAHHVFENWPEDWAEEAVAKAEILRLIYQGRFLHSNVTLGALGLPFGKTTVMHLVPRENLPEPNSQDQRQKSKGGGSSCCSASCCIL